The genomic interval gaaagggaaaaaatatccaaGCAGGGAAATATCCTCTTCTTTGGGAAGAGAATAGGCAATGAAGAATAATAAAGGCCAAAAACTTCCTTATCCCTTGCGGGCTCCATTTCAAGTCAGtgcataaaaataatgcttaagCTGGGAACACCAAAGCCAGCATCTCATTCTTGAGGTCCACAGGACTCACACAAGCCTTAGGCACTTCTGTGTTGCATCCCCTTTGGCTGATGCATCCCTGCTGGAGTAATGTTCCTAGTATGGTCCAAGCCTGAAACGAGTGCTGTGCCGTGGCCAGGCGAGGAATCTGCCAGTCCTGCGTGAACATGCCAGTGAAATGGGCAAAGGAAAACAGCTAAAGGAAGCTCAGTCACCTGTGTGAATACACAAAAAAGAGGCTGCTGTTACAAGGACAGCagtaaaaacaagagaaaagaaagtgcatTACCTTAGTTTGGGGTTGCAGGAATTGTAAGGTTCCCTCACATGACTGTCTTAGAAGCCCAGCAGTGCACATCTCCGAGCTCCAACCTGGAGCAAAATATTCATCTGCTCCCCAGTGATGCTCTAATcagcttctccctccccttttctcAATTCTTCTGCACTTCATCTTCTCCTTTGTCCATTTTGTGCTTTCGCTGGTATGGAGGTGATGTGGTACTTAGACAAGATTCACAGCAGATTCCCATTCCTGCTCTTCCCTGACTCCTCTTCGTCCTATCAAAGCAGCCTTCCTCTGTCCTGGGCTCTGTCCCTTTGCCCTTCCGTAGGCTAAGTGGAGATCCTAGGCCAAAGTTGTTTCTCCTGTGGCACCCCCAGCCTTCATTCTTCCTAGGAAATAATCCCTTCAGTTGTGTGCACACAGCTGGTACAGAAAAGTGAGGCTTCAgctattcttttcctcttcatttacCCCCATGGGTAGTTCTAGTCCTGATGGTGCCAGTGGAAGAAACATGAAAAGGTTCGAGTTTCTTCCTCCATCATCCTGGCAAGTCTTGTCTGGTAAATACCAGCAGTCAGAGCAAATCCTTGGTGAGAATGTCCTACGCCCAAGACCTTGGTATCCACCGGAATGCCTAGACTTCAGTCACAGATCTGCTGTAGCTCAGCCCTCCCTGGTTCCTTAGGAGAGCTCTCTTCAGCCTGCCCCGGATGGTGCAAAGCACAGCCCTCCGGAAGCTGCTGGACAGGAAGAAGAAGATCACTGGGTCAAGGCAGCTGTTGAGGGCTGAGATGCAGAGCACAAGTTCATTAGCGAGATGGAGACCCTGCTTCCAGGGCAGACTAGAAATGACCCCCACTTGCGCAAGGACATAAGGAATACGGACAACGTGATAGGGGGTGAAGCATATGATGAAGATGATCAGGACTATGAAGGTCTTGGTGATGGCTTTCATGCTAGTCCTCTTGTTCAGCTGCTGAGAATTCACTGAAGAGACTTTATTGAGCTTGGCAAATATCTTGCTGTAGAAGtagaggaagagcagcagtagGATAAAGAAAGTGGTTACTGCAACCATGTTAAAGGCTGCTGCTAGAGTGCTTTTGCTCCTGAAATGGAAGCATTTATGATCACAGGgcccttttccttttgtctcaaaaaagaaaggtaGCATGAAAGCTGAGTGCACCAGCCAAACCACCCCAGAGGCCATGGTGCTACAGGACGTGGTGTGAATCTTAAACTTCTGGAGGGGACGGATGATCTTTAGGTAGCGGTCCAGACTGATCAGACTGAGGAACGTCATGCTGACGTACATATTGAGATAGAAGAAGGCCCCAACAATGTTACAGAAGATCCGGGGCCCACTCTTGTTTTGATAAGCTATGCGGAAGGGCAGGCAGAGGGAGAGCAACAGGTCAGACAGAGCCAGGTTCCTCATGTACACAGTGATGGAGGTCTTCCGCTGCACGCTGCACAAGAACACCCAGAGCGCGAGAGTGTTGCTGAGCAGCCCGATGATGAAGATAAGGGAGTACATCACAGGGAGCGTCACAGACAGGAACTCATCTTGGATCTGACAGGAGGAATTGCCTTGTCCGTATCCCATAATCTCGCCAGCAGGAAAGGGAGTGCTTAGAGGGTCCATCATCTAGAGCCAAGGATCTGtagagagaaatgcagaaggtGTTAGAACTGACGTGCACAAAAAGGCTCCACACAAGCATCATTCGTTTTCTGATACACCTGTGTGGTACCTGGGTGCCTTGAATTGCTACAAACACAACCTTGCAGTCCCCCGAACTTTTATACAAAAGCTGCCAGCGTGGCTAGTGTGCAGAAAACCACCCTGGGGACCTAAAAGCACTACCCTGTACAGGTTGATACACTGGCTTTGCACCAGGAACTGGCACTGACTTCTCTCCCATCTGGTTCACAAGTATAGGAAAATGTCCACAAAGAATCTGTGTGTTAAGCACCAGAGAGAAAATAGACACCTGTCCCCCAGCAGACTGGCCCAGGAGGCAGGCAGCACTCTCCAGTCTCAGCTGCAGTGACCAGCTTTTCTCCTGGCTTATTTCATGCTGTTTTGTGCTACCAGCTGTTAAGAGCGGATGTCAGACTAGACTGGTAGAAGTTATCTGCTGTGTACTAGATAAGCACAGCCCAATCAATAGCAAAACCTGGGGTTCCTCAGGAGGGGAAACCCACCTTTTGGTTATACATGAGTTCTCTGGGTATAGCAAATGAATTCAGGCTCTATGCAGGGAGAGAATTATGGATATCTTGACCTTGTTGAGGGATGATAACCAGATCTATCAGAGCTCCTTACTATTACCTTTGAAGCTGGGAAATCAAGCCCATGCCTGGCTGTTCTTTCATTCCCACTCTGCTGTTCTCAGATACTTGGTCCACTGGAGAGGCAGAGCCTCCTTCATCAGGCTCTTCACCCACTCCCCTGCCCAGCTATCTCCTTTGTGCATCTCCCTTCTCCCGCAGTGATTCCAGCTGCGTGCTCCTCGCACAATGCAGGATGGTGGGACAAAGAGGTTCCAGCCAGACCCGCCAACGTGTTCCCAAAAACATCAGTACCATTGCGAGGTGTCTTGGGGCTAATGTCAGCGTGACTGTATGCACTAGCTGCCAACAACCCTGGTCTCCCCCTTCCTGAGCCTGTGCTCTGCCATGGGCCCGGCTGAGCCAGCTCTAAACTGCCTTGCTCGGTGCTGCGGCCACAGCCAGGCTCTCTGCCGGGTGCCCGCAGGAACCACTGCCGAGCTCTCAGCACTGCCGGGGCAAGGCTCTTCGCGCTGCCCCCGCTAGGTAGGTTaaagccagctctgctgccttcacATGGGACTGGCACAGGCTGAGCACCAGGGAGGGAGTGCGTTATCTCCGACACAGTGTGCATGCACAGATGTTCCACCCTCCGCACGCTCGTTCATCCACCAGCCCCTCTCCTGTGAAGCGAGATGTGTGCATGCCCGTTCCTCTGAGCTCACCTTTCCCAATTAATTTGGCTCCCCTACAGCTCCCGCGGCTACGTGCCTTGCCTGAGCTCGGCGGGGGTCTGGTGCCCTTGCCAAGCTCGCAGCCGGCTGGACCGCGCGGGAGGGCTCACTGGCAGCGCTGGTCCTGCACAGCCAGGCCATGTCtcacacctcctcctcctcaggagctggaggagggcacagtgtgtgtgtggtgcATGCCCAGCTCTGGGTTCAGCGCTGTTCTCAGGAGCTTTTCCACCTGCGGTGCTGCGGGGCTCCTCTGCCTGCGAGTGAAAGCAGGGTGTGAGCTCTCGCTGCCAAGGGGCAAGCTGCTGACGGCGCTGCTGCAGCCATCGCTGGCGCAGCTGGGTCAGGTCGTGCAAAGAGACACCCTGCCCCAGTGCCCACGGCTTCAGCAGCGACCTCCGCATGAGCACCGCTCCTTCCACACGCACGAGCTTGCGTTTCCCgtggctgggggctgctggccTGGCTCCTTCCCAGCCCCGTCACCCTTCActcccttctctgctttctgtgatgCCGAGTGACTCACAGCTGCAGAAACCTGCAACTTCTTCCCATCTGCTATAGCTTCTCTAATACCCTTCTCTACTTCCCTTGCACACGTCCCCGGCACTGGCTGCAGGGCACCGCTAGCCTCGGGCACAGCTGGAGCCACAGCACAAGCTGGATTTCCTGCTTTTGAGTCACAGTGCTTTAAAACCACTGTGGATTAAATGCCTCAAATTCACTACAAGAGTTTCTGGTTTGCTGCACAGAGGTGTTGCCAGCAGGGACCTGATCGCTGCATACCCAGAACCTGGGGACATCGGCGTGCAGCTGCACGCATACCCACCATGGTGCCTGCTGCCTGAGGGACCTGAGATCTCACAAGGGTCCGCACCAGCCGCCAGGTGTGCACGGAGCCGTGTTCACCATACAAGCATCTATGGAGCAGTGCATGTCATCCCGGCGCGTGCTAATGCGTATGCTGCTGCATGAGCACGTGCACAGCGACATGGCAGTGCGACCACTACATGCAGGTGAGAGGCTGTGCATCGATGCGCGCGCTTTGCGTGTGCTTGCACGGCTGCGGCGGGGCTGCGAGGGTTTGCTTGAgcgtgccgtgctgtgccagGAGCGGATCAGCGGAGTCAGTCCTCCCGCGTGCATTTGCGAGTCCAGCTGTGCATGAGTCCAGCTGAGCGTGCAGTGTGGTGGTGTGTATGGTGGCAGATGTCCCTGCCTGTCCCTGGCTTCTCCCTACCCAACCCCAGACCATGCTTTCCCCATTAGCTGTAGCACCTGTGTGACTACCAACCTGCTGCACTAAGCCCCCGAGCCCTCTTCCCCCCAACACTTGCAAAGATGAGAAACATTTCTCAGTGACTCATAACGAGAAGAAAAGCCACCCCGGAGTCACCTACCTCAGcacctctcctctgctcttttGCCTGCCGTAATAGAGGTTCCTGCTCTTGCTGGGGCCCCTATAAGCTCTTGGCGGATGACGACACATCTCACCCGTGACAAGTGTCCTCTCCAGTCTCCCACGTGGGCTTGTTTGGCTTTTCCCTTCCTGGCAAGGGAGGTGCATTTTGCAGGGGTACATCCTGTTACAGGTTTGGCAGCAGTCCCAGGCACATCTGCAGCTCGGGTGAGCGCTGGCCACTGCGGTGGCTGCAGCGCGGAGAGGAGAACAGGAAGAGGCTTCTCGCACCAGCTGCAGGACAGCTGAAGAGGCTGCGTGTGGCTTTCCCAAGGCAGCTCCTCCGCGTGCCTTTTGAGAGCGCTGCGGGCCAGAGGGCAGCTCTCCCGGCTCAGCTCCTTTGCACCAGAACAGGTTGGCTCCCAGCCAGACCTGGCATCTGTGAAAGGGCCCCACGCCGCAGCGTGCCCCGCGCCCGCTGCCCGCGCGAGCCGCGGGGATGTGCGGCAGCCGGGGAGCGCTCGGCCTGCGGGGAGATGGCGCCTGGTGGTACCCTGTCGGATGCAGCCACCCCACCGCTGCACGCCTGGGTTTACGCTGCAAGGAGGAGGGGAGTTACCCCCAGCTTTCGTCctgtccctgcagagcaggaggcaaTGGAGAATTCAACTGAAGCTCCTTGAAATTGCAGCTTTTCTCACAGATCCCTGTCTTGCCCCCATGCTGGCCCAACGGAGCTGGCTTCAGCCGTGCCCAAACTGCATCCCCAGCGCTGTCTGCCCCAAGCCTGTTGGCCAAAAGCTGCCAGGGGAGCTGGTGTCAGCCCTCCAGGGATGGGAAGACAGAGAGGAGACACGTGGGTTGGCCCCTAGCCCTCATCCCAACACGAAAGGATGAAAGCCACAAGAACGGAGCAGATTGTTCTGCAGAGAGTTTCCATGTTGCCGGATTTAGCTCACAAAGCAGCCTGACGTTCGCCCACGCAGATGCAAATTGCCATGGTGGGCAGAGGAGGAACGCGAAGGTGATGGCAGCGGAaaggagaaattattttgtaagCCGTTCTGCTCCACTGGCCGCAGCAGCCCCATCTATCAAACAGAGCTGTACGGAGCGCTTGGCCTGAGACCGGGCAGCACCCTCAGtgctctcagctctgctctAACCTGGGAAGCAGAGGCCCCAAGAGCTGAGGTCGCTGAGCAGAGCCGGAGCAGAGCCATGGAGAGCTCAGGGTTGAGCTCCAGGACAGCCGGGGCACGTGGGCACTGCCGTGGAGGGGCAGGGCGCAGAAGGGGCTGGCgtcccctccttcctcctgggaGCCCTTGCCGGTCTGGCGCATCCAGAGCGCTCCGCATGAGAAAACCTTCATGTGACTGAAGCGCTGGGGCTGCGGGTCCCGCAGGTGAGCTGGGACCCGCAGCTGGGCTCCAGCCCAGGTGCAGGGGCCTGCAGGACAGCGTgtgccagcagcacagccagcaccGGGGTCCCTCCACTGAGTTCTCCGCATCACACATGAGCACCTCCCAGGCCCTTCTCCCTACCTTTTGTGTGCCCCTCGCCCCAGACCTCTGCAGCCTGCCAGTCTCTCTGGTGGGGCCACTGTCACCTGTCTCCTGTGGCTCATGTCACCCCCCAGTCCTTGAGAGACATCGCATCCCCTGTGGGACGTTGGCAGCTCTCACCCTGAGTGTTCTGCTTCCGCTCCTAAGCACCAGCTGTGGCAAAGGGAGAGCAAAAAGTTAAATAAAGCAGAGATTaggcagcacagagaggagCAATCTGAGCGATTTAGCCTTCAGGGCTGAACCCAGGGCTTGGGCAGGGTACTCAGTGCAGAAAGGCATGGCAGAGCTATGTTCTCCCTCCACAGGAGCTTCCTGCATGCCAGGATGGGACCCCAGAGGGTCCTGTCACCTGCGATGGGGGTGCCTCTGCTGCTCGTGAGATATGCGTGCAGCTTTGGATGTGAACATTCAGAAATCAGAATTAAGCTCCCCTGAAAAATAAGGTGTCTACGATCTACCCCTCCTGCTTCGCACTGTGCAGAGGTTTTTGATCCAGTTATTTTTAGAACATCTCAAAAGTAGGTCAAGCGACCATTCATGCGGGGCACAGAGGAAAACATACTTGTACTTATCTGTATGTTTGCTACTTGGAAGGGACTTGCCCAGGAAGCCTGCGAGCGCTCCG from Rhea pennata isolate bPtePen1 chromosome 11, bPtePen1.pri, whole genome shotgun sequence carries:
- the LOC134145327 gene encoding probable G-protein coupled receptor 34; its protein translation is MMDPLSTPFPAGEIMGYGQGNSSCQIQDEFLSVTLPVMYSLIFIIGLLSNTLALWVFLCSVQRKTSITVYMRNLALSDLLLSLCLPFRIAYQNKSGPRIFCNIVGAFFYLNMYVSMTFLSLISLDRYLKIIRPLQKFKIHTTSCSTMASGVVWLVHSAFMLPFFFETKGKGPCDHKCFHFRSKSTLAAAFNMVAVTTFFILLLLFLYFYSKIFAKLNKVSSVNSQQLNKRTSMKAITKTFIVLIIFIICFTPYHVVRIPYVLAQVGVISSLPWKQGLHLANELVLCISALNSCLDPVIFFFLSSSFRRAVLCTIRGRLKRALLRNQGGLSYSRSVTEV